A window from Apostichopus japonicus isolate 1M-3 chromosome 2, ASM3797524v1, whole genome shotgun sequence encodes these proteins:
- the LOC139979597 gene encoding cyclin-dependent kinase 4 inhibitor C-like isoform X2, giving the protein MAANFNYNDSLWGAALNGNLDRLREIIEDPQWRQEEINQRNEYGYTALQAANFAIPEVVEYLLQKGANPNVYDMNPDSDHRPFLRTPLHDALHHGNEDSAILLIQHGADITAVDNRGDLPLHLAVQKCSLRVVKVLWNLMENNHRILRNNEGKSALDIARERNDDASVLAFLQSNG; this is encoded by the exons ATGGCTGCAAATTTCAACTACAACGACAGTCTATGGGGCGCGGCCTTGAATGGAAACTTAGACAGATTGAGGGAAATTATAGAAGATCCTCAGTGGAGACAGGAAGAAATAaatcaaagaaatgaatatGGGTACACTGCACTTCAG GCAGCAAATTTTGCCATACCAGAGGTGGTCGAATATTTACTTCAAAAAGGCGCCAACCCGAACGTTTATGATATGAACCCCGACTCGGATCATCGTCCATTTCTAAGAACGCCCCTTCATGACGCGTTGCATCATGGGAACGAAGACTCTGCCATCCTGTTGATTCAACACGGGGCTGATATAACAGCAGTGGATAATCGGGGTGATCTACCGTTACACCTTGCAGTTCAAAAGTGTTCGTTGAGG GTGGTCAAGGTACTGTGGAATCTTATGGAAAATAATCATCGTATTTTACGTAACAATGAAGGTAAATCCGCTTTAGATATTGCTCGTGAAAGAAATGATGATGCTTCTGTGCTGGCCTTCTTGCAGTCAAACG